The Methanobrevibacter boviskoreani JH1 genomic sequence AGCAAATAATCCAAATGTATTTGTAGGTAATTTAACCTCATTTACTATTGTTGTTACTAACACTGGTGATTATAACTTAACCGGTGTTTATGTTGTGGAATCCAATTATACAGGTTTAAACTATGTAGGTTTCAATGGTGACAATTGGGTTAAAAATGATAATGTCTTTACCTATTTAAACACTTTAGGTATCGGCCAATCAGCTAACTTTACAGTTATATTTAATACAGTTAAACCTGGAAATTATACAAATATTGTTATTGCAGGTTCTAATGAAACTGTTAATATAACTACAAACAATACAACTAGTGTTAAAGAAAATAAAACAGATAATAACACTAATCACACTAATAATAAAACCAACAAAAACAACCACAGCAATACGGTTGATCATAATAGTGAAAAGAATTTAACTGGTATAGCTCAAGGAACTCCAGCAACTGGTCTTCCTATAGTGGCATTCTTAATTGCTTTATTATGCCTATTGATTCCAAGAAGAAGAAAATAAAATTTAAATTTTTTATTTAGACAATTCTTGTCTTTTTTTCTTTTTTTTAAGGGTTTTTAACTAATTTTTCTAAAAACATATAAAGCATGTTTTAATTTAAGCATGATATAAATGGAATCTTTTTTTTAAATTTTAATCATAATCTCCCTTTATGGATTTGTTTTGTAATTTTGAATTTTTAAATAGTCATATCTTTTATTGATTTCTTTTGTAAGGGATTATTCCTTTGAATTTTTGAATTTTTAAATAATTATATTAAGTGTAACTAATAAAATAAAATTAATATTATTATATGATAAATTGAGGGTAGTGAATATTGTATAAACGATTAATCTAAGTAGTTAAATATTAGAATTCTTATTTATTTTGTTTTAGAATATTATCTAAATTAATGGTTTTAGAAATTCATTATTTATAAAACACTTTAATAATATTAAGCTTTTAAATTATTTTATGGTGATTTGATGATAGAAAACAATATATGTCTGTTAACAGATAGTTATAAGATTACACACCACTATTTCTATCCAAAAGGTACTGAAAAAATCTATTCATATCTTGAAAATAGAACCGGAGCGGAATTTAATAAAACAATCTTCTATGGTTTGCAATATATTCTTAAGAAATACCTGGTGGGAGATATTGTAACTGAAGAGAAGGTTGAAGAAGCAAATGAGATTATGAAGGTTCATCTTGGAGATGGAATATTTAATTATGACGATTGGATGTACATTGCAAGGGAACTTGACGGTAAACTTCCAATTGAGATTAAGGCGGTTCCTGAGGGAACTCCTGTAAATGTAAGCAATGTTTTAATGACAGTCGAAAATACTGATAAACGTTGTTTCTGGTTAACAAACTATCTTGAACCATTACTCCAGCAGGTATGGTATCCTTCAACCGTTGCAACATTGTCTGCAGAGGTCAAGAAATTATGCGATTTTTATCTTGATGTAACCGGATCTTCTAAGGATAATCTTCCATTCATGTTACACGATTTCGGATACCGTGGTGCCAGTTCCACTGAATCTGCAAAATTATGTAGTTCTGCACATTTGCTTAGCTTTGCCGGCACTGATACCTTAGTTGCACTTACAGTTCCACCTAATTATTATAATACTCCTGAAATTGAAGGTTTTTCAGTTCAAGCAACTGAACATAGTGTAATGACATCACAAGGTCCTGATAATGAGTTAAACCAGGCAATAAATGTAGTTAGAAGTGCACATGACGGTGTCTTGTCAATGGTAATTGACAGTTATGACTATAAGAACTTTTTAAGAAATGCTTGCTTTGATGGATATCAGCTCAATAATGAGATTAAGAAATTTTTAGATAGAAAAGAAGGAAATAAAATTGTTTTTCGTCCAGATAGTGGAGAACCTGTATCCACTACATTGGATTGTCTTGAAATTATTGAAAAGGGATTTGGTACTCATTTAAATAATAAAGGTTATAAGATTTTCAATGCCAATGTCGGTGTTTTATGGGGTGACGGATTAAATTACCATAAGATACGTGATATCCTGTTTGGTATTAAAGCCCATGATTGGGCAGCTGAAAACCTTATATTTGGTATGGGTGGAGGATTACATTCTGATGTCACCCGTGATACTCAAAGAACTGCATTTAAATGTTCCGCCCAATATAGGGATGGTAAATGGTTTGATATATTTAAGAAACCATTAGATAACAGTAAAAAATCTAAAAAAGGAAGATTAAAATTATTATATGATGGTCAAAACTTTAAAACAGTTCCAATTGATAGTCCTGGAGAGGACATCTTAAGAACTGTGTTTAAAGATGGTGAACTTCTAATTGATGATAACTTTAATGATATTAAATCAAGAACTATGAGATATAATTTATATCCGGTTCAATAATTTAACAATTCTTTTTTTTATTTTTTTAAATTACTTAAAAATATAATTTAAATCTTTTTAATTTTATAATCTGTTTAATATTTGGTTCAAACCATTTTTTAGTTTTTTCTATTTTAGGAAGGCTATGTTTTATAAAATCTTTAAGACTTATAAACTAATAATTGATTTAAACAATTCTTTTTTTATTTTTATTTTAGGAATTACTCATTTTAAAATTTTTAATTTTTCATATATTTTTTATCTAAATGTATATATTATGAATCTTTTTAGGGAATAATTCTTTTAAGATAATATAAAATCTTATATATTTTTAAATCTATAGTTTATTTTAAGAATAATAATGGGTGAATATATGAGAAAAGATGATAGAAGTGAAATTAATCCCTTTACAGGAAAGGCGGCATTTGATATATTGGATGATGATAAGTTTCTTGATGAATGTTATGCTGAATATAATGCTATAATTCAACAGAATAAAATCATTGATGAAACACCTTATGGTCAGGTTTTGCAGAGAGTAGCTAACAATTTGATTAAATCAGTAACAGATTATCTTGCAAAAATTAATAGGCTTGATTATATTGAGGATTATTATGATTGGGAATTTCATTTAATATCAAGTGATACAGTAAATGCTTTCTGTATGCCTGGAGGAAAGATTGTAATGTATTCCGGAATGTTTTCCATTGCAGGTACTGAAGAAGAGATAGCTTTTATCATGGGTCATGAAATGGCCCATGCATTACTTGATCATTCAAGAACTAAATTAAGTAAGGAAAAAAGGAAAGACAGTATCACAACACTTACAAGACTTGGTGGACTTGGATTAGCTCTTTTAGGCCATGGTGAAATAGGTAATGGCTTGATTGATTTATCATATGCGGCAGATATTGGTTATAATTCACTTATTTTAATGCCTTTTGGAAGGGATCAGGAATTGGAAGCAGATCGTTTAGGAATGGCTATTATTTACTGGGCAGGATATAATATCCACAGTATACCTAATTTCTGGGAAAGAATGAGTAAAAACAATCCTAATAAAATCGATTTTTTATCTACACATCCCTCTGATGATAAAAGGATAGCTACGATGAGGGGTTTAATCGTTGAGATTGAAAATGAAACTGATTTCTACAGTAAACCGATAATTGGAGATAATGATGTAATGATTAATACGGATAATATTCAATTAAATCAGCAAGCACATATTGTAACAAGGAATAGATGTGAGAAATGTGGAAATGTATGTGGGGAAGATGATTTGTATTGTATTAACTGTGGAACTAAATTAACACCGGAGTATTTATGTTCTAAATGTAATTCAAAAGTAGAAAAAGAGGATATATTCTGTAATAATTGTGGTGAAAGATTTAAAACTAAACAAATCTTTTGTATTAACTGTGGGAAACAATTGGATGAGAAAGACGCCTTTTGTAGGCATTGTGGTTATAAGGTAGTTTAAAAAAACATTAAATTTGATCTTTAATTTTTAGCTATTTTTTTATTTTAATTTCTTGGAAGGTTAGACGGATTCTTTATATTAGTAAATCCTAAGTAAGCATAAATTTAAATATTTTCTTTTAAAGATTTTTTTTATTTGTCTTTAAACCTTATATATCTAATTGGTAGATCTTTATAAAAAATTCCGTTTTATTACCTTTGAAATATATACTTGATTGGTTTAGATCTTTATAAAAAATTCTTATTTTATATAATTTAAATATTATGTTGATTAAATCAAAGTTTTTTCATAAATTGTATCTTAAAATTAGGCTATTTTTAATTATTTGATAAGAACCAATGAAGTTGAATTTAAAAAAAGTAAAAAAAATAATTTAAGAATTTATCTTAAACTATTTTAAGTATTTACAGTAATGCTACTAGGTAATTTCTTGTTGTTACCATAATCGATTAAGACTTCTGTAAATAATTTAACTAAATCATTATATGGAACTCTACCTACAGTTGTAGTTGAGTAATTAGGACATTGATCATTATTTAAAATGTATTTGTATGTCCTGGTTGCAGAATCAACATATCCTGATTTGGATAAGCTAGCACCACTAATACTATCTCCACGGTTTGGATCTGATGGTGAAGCTACTGTGTTAATCAATGATAAATCCTTAGTGTTTCCATCATCCAACTGGGATATGGCTCTACAAACATAATAGAAATATTGGCTTAATGTAAACGGAGTACCTTCGATAGTTACCATGGAAGGAAGTTTACCAACCGTAGATGCAATATCTACATTTTTCATACTTCCATTTAATAAAGCATATGCATCTGATTTAGCCGCTCTTACAGTGGCAACTAATTTCTTAAGGTTATTAACTGAATTAGAAACATGGTTTAAACCATCTATACAGGAGAAATCTGCATCACAGTCAGCACAGAAGATATGTCCCTCGGCTGAACCACCTTCTTTGTTACCTGTTGCAGGGAATACTCCATAATTATCATATTCATTACCTGCCCAGAATATGCTCCAGTAAAGATGTGTACCTCCACATATTGGACATTTCCTTTCAAATACACTTCTATAAAATGTATAACCATATTTTGATAGTTCACCACTAGCTGATGGTCTACCAATAGCCATAATATATTTGCCGTCGGAAGAAACACCGTATTTATCAAATGTATATTTGGTACCATTTAGCACTGCACTATACTGGTCTTTAACCCAATTTGCAGAGTCTATAAGTGAATTAATTGGGATACTTCTTATCATATTACTTACTGAAATATTGGACATTCCACTTGATTTTGGATAATTGCTATTTCCAGCAAAGCTATATGTTATGATATAGTTTCCAGCTGGTAAATTAATTGTTACACTAGCAATTCCTTTTGAATTGGTTTTTCCAGTATAAATAGTAGAAATACCGCTAATTTTAAAGCTTATTTGTTGATTTGCTATAGGATTTCCATATGCGTCTTTTAAGGTAACATTATACTTAACATTAGAATTATTTAAGGTATTAAGATTGGTACCTGTAATCTTTGTAACATTACTGTTGATAATAGATATTGTCTTTGAACCACTTGAGGATAATCTATTGTTACTATTGGTATAATAATAGTTTACAGTGTATTTACCATTTAATTTTGGAATTACAAAGTTTGCAACACCTTTTGAATTGGTAGTGTTGGTATATGTAATGCCGTTAATTTTTAAGCTAATCTTTTGAGATTTAACTATATTTCCTTGAGAATCTATTAAGGTTACAGTAAATACCTGGCCGTTTAAATAATTAGTGGTTGATGGAACTGACATGTAAGTGTAGTTTCCAACCCTGTTACTATGAACATATACTGAAGCAGGTAATGCTTTGGTATTTTCATAGTATGAGAGAACCTCACAGAAGGTTTCGATTAATTTATTGTATGAAACTCTACCTACGGTTGTAGTTGAGTAATTAGGTCCCTGATTATTATTTAAGATATACTTATAGGTTCTAGTTGCAGAGTCAACATATCCGGATTTACTTAATTTTTTATTAATGGAATCTCCTGTATTTGGTCTTGAAGGCTCATTAAATCTCTTATTAACAATCGGGATATTTGCTTTGTTGTTTGAGTTTAGTTGGCTAATAGCTCTTGATTCATAATATAAGAATTGAGCTAAAGTAAGTTTTACAGAACCAACAGTTACAGTACTAGGTAATTTACCATTCTTATCATAATATTCCTTAACAACTTTTGAAGCTGAAACTATTTGATTAATAGTAAAAGACTTAACACTTGTATTTGTATTGGAAGTACTTGATGGAATAGTAGTTTTTGAATTGTATTTAACGTTAATAGTACTAGGTAATTTATTATTACTATTATAATAATCGAGAACAACACTAAAAGCTTCAATTAATCTATTATATGAAACTCTACCTATGGTTGTAGTTGAGTAGTTTGGACCTTGATCGTAATTCAATATAAATTTATAGGTTCTTGTAGCTGAATCAACATAAGCAGATTTACTTAATTTACCGTTTACTGAGTCACCGGAATTTGGACGTGACGGTTCATCTAAAGATCCTATGATTTGGATGTTTGCTTTGTTGTTTGAGTTTAGTTGGCTAATGGCTTTTGACTGGTAGTATAGGAATTGGGCTAAGGTGAGTTTTACTGACCCGACGGTTACAGTGCTAGGTAATTTACCATTGGCAATGTAATATGCCTTAACAGTCTTTGAAGCACTGGTAATCTGTGAAATACTGAAACTGGTAGGTTTGCTACTGATTTTTAATACTTGGGTACTGGATTTAGTAGAAATATTAGTATTATTGACCTTGTTTGAATTGTCACTAACTTGATTATTCAATGTTTTAGTACTATTTGTACTTGAATCAAGTGAATTGTTAATAGAATTATCATTGTTAACTGCTTTGTTAAGATTTGAATTAGTATAATTGTTAACAATATTTGAATTATCTGAGTTGTTGGAATCTATAACTGTACTAAGAACCTGGCTTTGATTAGAGGAATTTGCTCCTAAATCAGTTGAACTATTGTCATTAAGATTAGCAGCACTTAAAGCGCCAAGACTAATGAAAACAATAATAAAGACCATTAAAAAACCAATTAATCTAAATTTTTTCGACATTTTGTCCCCCTACAATTTTTAAATATAAATTCATTAAAAAATATTTTATTATTAAAAATCATATTAATTCGATTTAGAAGATTTTTAATAGAAATCTAAGAATTAATTGTAAGTTTAAAATAAATTTAATAATTTTTAAACATCACAAAGAGCCATTTTTTTTTGAAATGGTTTTCTTAAATTTTAAGATATTTTTTTACAATAAAATTTTTAGCTTAAATTATATATAAATCTTTTTTTTAAGAATAAAGCTTCTAAATCAATACATTTAACTATAAAAGCTTAATTATTTATATAAATAGATAAAATAATTATTATTATGCTAAAATAAAGAATAAAAAGATAAAAAATAAGTTAAATTAAAATCATTTTTTAAATATGGTTAAACTCTTAAAATAAAAATTTAAATCTTACCATATGTAAACCGCATGGAATTTATTTGAAATTAGAATAAATCTAGGTAAATGATTATTTTAATTATGGTTTAAATCTTAAATAGAAATTAATTACGTAAATCAACAATTTTAATTCGTTTAATAAAAAAACTTATAAAACTTTATTTTTATAAATGGATATGCTTTAAATTAAAAATTTTCAAATCAAAACTTGGTACTTATTATATGATTTTGGTACCACATGCAGAGCAGAATTTATCATCTTTATCTAATTTATTTCCACAATTTGGACAGAAATTAATTTGCTTATGGGCACCGTTATTCTCCTCATTTCTACTTGTTTTCAGAATTTCATTTTTCTTATTTAGATATTCCCTTTCTGTAATTATTCCCTTTTCTTTAAGTGTATAGAATTCCTCTAACTGTTTTGCCTCGTCATTCATCTCATGAACATAATTTCCATAAGCATGATTATTTACATATTCTTTAAAATCCTCTAATAGTAATCTTTTTAAGGTAGGAATATTAATTGCTTTTCTTAATGGGTGATCTTCATTTAGGAAGATATAGTAAATATTTTCTATGCTCTCTGTGATTTCTTCTGCATTAAAGTCTTTTAATAATATTGCATCGAATTCCTTGGATTTTAGATAATCATCTGCATCTGCTTCAGTAATCTGATTCCAACTATATGTGTTCTTAGGTAATTTCTTATCCTGATTAATGTCAATAATTTGAATACTTATGTTGTTTTCATTTGCGTTAATATTTACCTTATATGTTAGTTCGTCCCTTGCAGGCACTACTTTATTATATGTTTCTTCTTTTACTCCACTAGTTCCTGCAAGTCCGAAAACACCAAATAAACCGGTGGCAACTACCTTTGTTCCTGTTCCATGTTTATTCTTTACAACTGAAACAGGTACTGTATGTTCTGGAATATGGTTATATAGATTAAATTGGATTTCCCTTGTATTTAATATATGAAAGAACATCCCTTTTGCATCTTCATGAACCATTTCCTGATATTTTTCAACAGGCATTTTTTTAAGGTTATTTAAATCCGTTGCAAGTTCCAAATATCTTCTTCTTAAAGTGTATGGATTAAAATCTTTCTGATAAATTAAATGTTCCATGGTTAGTGTAAATGCGATGTTGTCCTTTTCATCATTACCTTTTATGTTAAATTGGTCCTTTAGTAAAGCTTTAAAATCTGAGAAAACCCCTTTCGGATTTAATGTTTTGTTAATGTATTTTTCAAAGTTTTTATATTCCTTTTCTAATTCTTCCTCAGAGTATATTACATCAGATAATACTCTTCCACAGGTACTGCATCTTATAATATTTGAATCCATATATGTTTTACAGTGAGGACATATTCTATAGTTCATACTTTTCCCCCTTATTAATAAATTTTTAGATTTTTAATATTTAACTATTAATATGTATTTTAATGTCTTTAAAATTTTATATGAATTACCTTAAATTTGGGGAATTATTTTAGATTCTTTATTTTTTCATGATTGTATTATCATTTTAATGATTTTACAATATTATTTTTTTAGGTATGCCTAAAAATTTAGAAAGGTTTATATATGACATTATTTAATTTATAAATAAATAAGTAAATTAAGCTTTAATTAATTGATTCTTTATTTTTTTATTTAAAATATTGAATATTTTTTAATTTTTTATTTTTTTCTTTATAATTTTAAAAAGTGATTATATGAAACCGGATTATAAGAATTGGATGCCTATTCAAATGATTATTGGATTTTTGGTAGGAGCTATTATATTTTTCATTTTATCCTTAATATTCAAGGAGAATATATTGGTAATTAATCAAGGATGGAATGGAATATTATTTGTTATATTTCTTGTTCTTACAATTATAATGGCTTTAATATGTCTATACATGTATATGTTATATAGAGCCTTTGATTATAATGGAGGAAGAAAGCTTTCAAAGGAAATAATTGAAAAGACCGCAAAATTCTCAAGGGTGGTGGAAGAGGGTAAAGTATTGGATATTGGTTGTGGATCTGGTGCATTAACAATAGCTGTAGCAAAAGAAAATCCAAAATCATATGTAATAGGATTGGACCGTTGGGGAAAGGAATATGCATCGTTCAATAAAAAATTATGTGAAGATAATGCTAAAATAGAGGGTGTAAGTGCTAGAACTGAATTTATTGAAGGCAATGCTGTTAAACTACCTTTTAAAGACGGGTCATTTGATGCAATTGTTAGTAATTATTGTATACATAATATTCCTTCAAGAGATCGTCAAAAAATATTGTTGGAGGCTTTAAGAACTTTAAAAAAAGGGGGAACCTTTGCCTTACATGATATTTATAGTAGGGGAAAATATGGGGATATGGATGGATTTGTTGATAAATTAAAAAGTAAAGGCTATGAAAAGGTAGAATTAATAGATACTACCGATAAGTTTATGAAGAAAAGAGAGGCTAGTTTATATTTTTTAAATGGGTCTGGAATATTATATGGTAAAAAATAATATTTTTTTTTTTTAATGGTTTTAATTGAATGTATTATAAAAAAATATAGGATTTAATGTTCATTGATTAAAATTATTTGATTTGGGAAGGATTTGTATTTTAATATTTATTCCTTTTTTAAATTATTGAATATAATTTTTTATTGTTTAAAATACTATGCTATTTTTTATTATAATCTTTATTTATTATTTAAAACATTTGA encodes the following:
- a CDS encoding nicotinate phosphoribosyltransferase codes for the protein MIENNICLLTDSYKITHHYFYPKGTEKIYSYLENRTGAEFNKTIFYGLQYILKKYLVGDIVTEEKVEEANEIMKVHLGDGIFNYDDWMYIARELDGKLPIEIKAVPEGTPVNVSNVLMTVENTDKRCFWLTNYLEPLLQQVWYPSTVATLSAEVKKLCDFYLDVTGSSKDNLPFMLHDFGYRGASSTESAKLCSSAHLLSFAGTDTLVALTVPPNYYNTPEIEGFSVQATEHSVMTSQGPDNELNQAINVVRSAHDGVLSMVIDSYDYKNFLRNACFDGYQLNNEIKKFLDRKEGNKIVFRPDSGEPVSTTLDCLEIIEKGFGTHLNNKGYKIFNANVGVLWGDGLNYHKIRDILFGIKAHDWAAENLIFGMGGGLHSDVTRDTQRTAFKCSAQYRDGKWFDIFKKPLDNSKKSKKGRLKLLYDGQNFKTVPIDSPGEDILRTVFKDGELLIDDNFNDIKSRTMRYNLYPVQ
- a CDS encoding class I SAM-dependent methyltransferase, with amino-acid sequence MKPDYKNWMPIQMIIGFLVGAIIFFILSLIFKENILVINQGWNGILFVIFLVLTIIMALICLYMYMLYRAFDYNGGRKLSKEIIEKTAKFSRVVEEGKVLDIGCGSGALTIAVAKENPKSYVIGLDRWGKEYASFNKKLCEDNAKIEGVSARTEFIEGNAVKLPFKDGSFDAIVSNYCIHNIPSRDRQKILLEALRTLKKGGTFALHDIYSRGKYGDMDGFVDKLKSKGYEKVELIDTTDKFMKKREASLYFLNGSGILYGKK
- a CDS encoding M48 family metallopeptidase, which gives rise to MRKDDRSEINPFTGKAAFDILDDDKFLDECYAEYNAIIQQNKIIDETPYGQVLQRVANNLIKSVTDYLAKINRLDYIEDYYDWEFHLISSDTVNAFCMPGGKIVMYSGMFSIAGTEEEIAFIMGHEMAHALLDHSRTKLSKEKRKDSITTLTRLGGLGLALLGHGEIGNGLIDLSYAADIGYNSLILMPFGRDQELEADRLGMAIIYWAGYNIHSIPNFWERMSKNNPNKIDFLSTHPSDDKRIATMRGLIVEIENETDFYSKPIIGDNDVMINTDNIQLNQQAHIVTRNRCEKCGNVCGEDDLYCINCGTKLTPEYLCSKCNSKVEKEDIFCNNCGERFKTKQIFCINCGKQLDEKDAFCRHCGYKVV
- a CDS encoding Ig-like domain-containing protein, with translation MSKKFRLIGFLMVFIIVFISLGALSAANLNDNSSTDLGANSSNQSQVLSTVIDSNNSDNSNIVNNYTNSNLNKAVNNDNSINNSLDSSTNSTKTLNNQVSDNSNKVNNTNISTKSSTQVLKISSKPTSFSISQITSASKTVKAYYIANGKLPSTVTVGSVKLTLAQFLYYQSKAISQLNSNNKANIQIIGSLDEPSRPNSGDSVNGKLSKSAYVDSATRTYKFILNYDQGPNYSTTTIGRVSYNRLIEAFSVVLDYYNSNNKLPSTINVKYNSKTTIPSSTSNTNTSVKSFTINQIVSASKVVKEYYDKNGKLPSTVTVGSVKLTLAQFLYYESRAISQLNSNNKANIPIVNKRFNEPSRPNTGDSINKKLSKSGYVDSATRTYKYILNNNQGPNYSTTTVGRVSYNKLIETFCEVLSYYENTKALPASVYVHSNRVGNYTYMSVPSTTNYLNGQVFTVTLIDSQGNIVKSQKISLKINGITYTNTTNSKGVANFVIPKLNGKYTVNYYYTNSNNRLSSSGSKTISIINSNVTKITGTNLNTLNNSNVKYNVTLKDAYGNPIANQQISFKISGISTIYTGKTNSKGIASVTINLPAGNYIITYSFAGNSNYPKSSGMSNISVSNMIRSIPINSLIDSANWVKDQYSAVLNGTKYTFDKYGVSSDGKYIMAIGRPSASGELSKYGYTFYRSVFERKCPICGGTHLYWSIFWAGNEYDNYGVFPATGNKEGGSAEGHIFCADCDADFSCIDGLNHVSNSVNNLKKLVATVRAAKSDAYALLNGSMKNVDIASTVGKLPSMVTIEGTPFTLSQYFYYVCRAISQLDDGNTKDLSLINTVASPSDPNRGDSISGASLSKSGYVDSATRTYKYILNNDQCPNYSTTTVGRVPYNDLVKLFTEVLIDYGNNKKLPSSITVNT
- a CDS encoding zinc ribbon domain-containing protein, with amino-acid sequence MNYRICPHCKTYMDSNIIRCSTCGRVLSDVIYSEEELEKEYKNFEKYINKTLNPKGVFSDFKALLKDQFNIKGNDEKDNIAFTLTMEHLIYQKDFNPYTLRRRYLELATDLNNLKKMPVEKYQEMVHEDAKGMFFHILNTREIQFNLYNHIPEHTVPVSVVKNKHGTGTKVVATGLFGVFGLAGTSGVKEETYNKVVPARDELTYKVNINANENNISIQIIDINQDKKLPKNTYSWNQITEADADDYLKSKEFDAILLKDFNAEEITESIENIYYIFLNEDHPLRKAINIPTLKRLLLEDFKEYVNNHAYGNYVHEMNDEAKQLEEFYTLKEKGIITEREYLNKKNEILKTSRNEENNGAHKQINFCPNCGNKLDKDDKFCSACGTKII